The following coding sequences lie in one Paramisgurnus dabryanus chromosome 16, PD_genome_1.1, whole genome shotgun sequence genomic window:
- the LOC135731119 gene encoding uncharacterized protein — MMDHERLSLGSDCSLNIYKTTKEDHGVYTCREQVIRNDSYTDVNVYMNVLHVALSSTKTEIKAGSSVTLSCQLYLYDGYYCERLLDKDRFQMIWVNESDVNLQSDSRYQISSSTKHCNSSLTTTLLNEDNNRELRCQIIKETEVKTSAGYTVKYSDSANMIIIFVEVAVLTAPTVILLLIICERRSEKKRRTHNIETIDRQIQMSFICPSVEV, encoded by the exons ATGATGGACCATGAAAGACTGAGTCTGGGGTCTGACTGCTCTCTGAACATCTATAAAACCACAAAAGAAGATCATGGGGTTTACACCTGCAGGGAACAAGTGATTAGAAATGATTCATACACTGATGTCAATGTTTATATGAATGTTCTTCATG TGGCTTTATCCTCCACAAAGACTGAGATTAAAGCAGGCAGCTCTGTCACTCTCTCCTGtcaattatatttatatgatgGATATTATTGTGAGCGTTTGCTCGATAAGGATAGATTTCAGATGATCTGGGTGAATGAGTCTGATGTTAATCTACAATCAGACTCCAGATATCAGATCTCATCTTCAACAAAACACTGTAACAGCAGTCTGACTACAACACTCCTGAATGAAGACAACAACAGAGAGTTGAGATGTCAGATTATTAAAGAAACTGAAGTTAAGACCTCAGCCGGATATACTGTCAAGTATTCGG ATTCAGCAAACA tgattattatttttgttgaggTTGCAGTACTGACAGCACCTACTGTTATTCTTCTCTTGATCATCTGTGAAAGGAGATCTG AGAAGAAGAGAAGAACTCACAACATCGAAACAATTGACAGACAAATCCAAATGTCATTT